The sequence gcattcaGTTCAGCTATAAAAATAAGCCAttgattgatggaataaatgtAAGACACGAAAGTAGCTCTTCccacattaaataaacaaagaGCATTTACATCAAGCAACAGTGTTAGTGTTTGTGATTTGTCAAACAGGAATTCATAGTCTCTCTACCAGCTTAACGAATTGTTTGACTGCTGAACTTTAGCAGCATAAGCATTTTCGATATCCTCCTGCATTTTTCAACACAAAATATTTGTTATTTGtattgttaaaaataaataattacacaCCACATATTTTTGACAATAGTCAAAGATATAAATATAATCTGTCAAGAAACCATATCTGGGAACTACCATTACATCAAGTTGTAAATATCTCGACAACCGTATAAGAAAACAAGTGGAAATGGATGTACATGAGCAATAGAATAAACAGAATGCACATTTTGCACTCGGTATATTTCTCCTATTTTGGTCTcttgtactttttttttaattaacttttcAATTTTGCTTTCTGTCCCTACTTTTCAAAGGAATAAAGTTCAAGGAATGGGAAGTGTATGATGGAAAAAGATATATGTACTCTCTTCTAAGTCTATCAAAATAGTTGGAAATGTTGACAccaaaattaatttgttaaataattaataaatgctTTGTGAAAtggattttttgtaaataatgagtgTCAATGAAGTTGAAAGGTATATGTGTACCTAAATGAAAACACTATAATTTTCGTAGACGGGGAGAGTACATCTTTACAAATTGAGGGCAAATTCTATTTGTATAAAAGGAAAACTATAGGGGTACAATTTGCTTTTATTCTTTTTGCTTTTTTCCCACTAGATTAAGTCATATCTCGATAAAGACAAGATTTCGGCTTAGGAATATACCTTGCAGGATTTTAGCAGAGGATGCAAAAAAGAAGACCTAAAATATCTGATTGATTTGCCAAGTGAAGTATTTTCCAATTCTGCCAACAAAAGGTTTCACCAAAATGGCAAAAGGTCACATTGTGGGCACAATTATgaacatgagagagagagagagagagagaggtaatATTGATATTTTGAACTTTGAAAGATTATTACTACATACCTTCCACACCCCCACTTCCTAGAGCCCCCATGTTAAGTTCTTCCAGAAGCTGCATGTTCACCAAAGAAAAAATTGGATTCAGTCATCAACACTGCACCATGATGAATCATATCTTCCACAATCATTTTAAGTCAGTAGAGATCAGGAAAAAGCATCAAAGATCAGGTCCCTCTGTTAAGGACTGAACAGGAGGAAATGGCAATTTAACTCAAGAAAACACACTATAAGCCTAAAAGAACACATATCATGCTATCGTGCAATATAAGTCATGGACAAGAAGCGCAAATTtgttttcttaaaataaattacagcAGAATTCACCATCCAGGGGTTCAGTGACAAGATCAAACAGCGGGTAAATGGCAAGGAACATGGCAGGCCAATGGACTTATTGGCCATCTGAAAGCCAATACTATGTGTTATTTTGTAGTTGTGTTACAGTTCTAACTAAACTAGTTTTTATGCCTCTGCTGGGAGCAACGTATTGAGCAAAAAATATCACAACAATATTCATCCCAGTAGTGTGATCAACAGTATTATCTAGTAAAGAAAATTATCTTGAGTGGAAGTATTCAGTTCCAGAAAAGTGTATTACCAGACAACATTACCAATAATGATCATAAATGTTTTATACATTTTCTAGGCGTGTAATCTAAGTATTTTTCAGTTTGTATAAATTTTAACTTGTGACTACTCACCGTGGAAAGAGATGGCACAGAAGAAGGATCAAAATCTTCACAGTGTTTAGGATCAAAGGGAACACAAACACGGCCTGAAAAGATAATGAGAAACtggattataaattaataatatgttGATGAACTTGAAAGTAAGAAATTCACCAAGACATTATTGCCAAGTATTATATGATCATCCTGGGCAGCAAATATTGAAGATACAAGGAGGCATGTTAAACAAACCTGTTTTCGGGTGTATGCAGAAAGGTGCCTTCAGCAAGTGGTTCATGTGTTTTGAGACCTGAGATGGAAACAACAAACTTCATGCACCAATCCACAGACATAATGAGCATTGCTGTATACATCTAACTTAGAACTAAACATATGATCTGCCCTAAACCAAAATACGACTGAAAAAAGAGCATGGCAAACCTCCAAATCAAGTCTTGGATAGGTGAAGGTGAACATAATTTCTTCAACACACCTGCGGATACCCAGCATCTAAAATACAGTGAAGAATCACTTAGGAATTAGAGAGGATACAGCTAATAATACCGGTCAAATGTATCAAATAGAAAATCtatttgatttttaatattttatctgTGCTGAATGAGGAAACTACCAGAACATCAATTACATGTAAACAAAGCACAAATATTACATGGTTCTAGAAAAAGATTATGTCGAATTTTTCTGTGTTTCTTCCTTATCCCCTAGTAAAGGCCTATAATGTAATATCAATACCAGGATTCATACCTTCTGCTTCCCTGATTGCAAAAGATGTTTAAGTTGACCCCATCGAACAACATTGATATCCTCACGTGAGCGTTTCCTATCCTGCCACTTCCCCCGAAGCTCAGAAGTAATGGCTGCGGATTAAGAGTGGGGAAGGATATAAATTACTATTTCTTTCGCTACAAAGAAGAAATAGAAATTACAAAGCACACTAGCTTACATTCATCTGGAATCATTTCCAGTATCTTTTCATATCTATCTTCatctgaaaataaattttgactCAAAACATACTTTTCCTCGAAAAATTCTTTCACAACTTCAGCAGATCTCCTGTTGGATGGAAAAATTGTAATTTAGTGAATGAAGAACTAGAGAGATACATCAATCATACAATTTGCTTACCCTAGGAAAGGATGAAACGTCTGCCCAACTAGAGTAACCTTTTTAAGGCTGTTTTCATTTCCCTGGAGCAAAACACGACATACAAAAAAACAAAAGGATTTTAGAACCATAATAGTGCTCGAGATATATTCAAATAGATTCAATTTATTCAACAAGAATAAGATTAAACCTTGTGGACGTGTAAATATTCAGCTATGGCCGCCCTTTGTTCATTGTTCAACCTTGCCAATGATAATTACAATTCAGTATATACTAGAGTCAAGAAAATGTCAAAagtaattactccctccgtctcacaaaaacatgaacgtttttccattttggggtgtctcacaaaaacatgaacctttccattttagtacatcatggcccaccactacttttccttaattaattcattactctcacaacaccttttaaagtgggacccatttttcatttactttaactctcaactaacatttcttaaaactcgtgcatttctctttgttcatgtttttgtgagacggagggagtatatctgaACTAAAGCACCATTACCTTCTTGCTTTTCCATCACAAACCCAGCAATGCACACCACGACGACCACTATACACCCATAAAATGTGGTTGAATCCAAAGTCCTCTGCATAAGAGGCATATAAGTCAATATGGCCAACAGCATGCCAAAAAGAGTCATC comes from Salvia miltiorrhiza cultivar Shanhuang (shh) chromosome 3, IMPLAD_Smil_shh, whole genome shotgun sequence and encodes:
- the LOC131017904 gene encoding uncharacterized protein LOC131017904, which encodes MVREEVENTRTDMVIDGVERAHRPNNEIPDGFNYNYLKIYYGKFFPYADMHKWMSYGNDGKHPGCDHSYFGRREFSFTLENDIYLRFQSFNNVADLEKAIKEKCPFKIDIGPVYSVDPAKRHAYAQSGDNVFSPVERELIFDIDISDYDDVRFCCSGADVCSACWPLMTVAIKIIDSALREDFGFNHILWVYSGRRGVHCWVCDGKARRLNNEQRAAIAEYLHVHKGNENSLKKVTLVGQTFHPFLGRSAEVVKEFFEEKYVLSQNLFSDEDRYEKILEMIPDESITSELRGKWQDRKRSREDINVVRWGQLKHLLQSGKQKMLGIRRCVEEIMFTFTYPRLDLEVSKHMNHLLKAPFCIHPKTGRVCVPFDPKHCEDFDPSSVPSLSTLLEELNMGALGSGGVEELENTSLGKSIRYFRSSFLHPLLKSCKEDIENAYAAKVQQSNNSLSW